A segment of the Pseudomonas serboccidentalis genome:
TAGGTGCGCGCGATGATCGTGCGGGCCATGCCGGTCAGTTCCAGCAGGGTCACGGTGCTCGCCAGCGCACTGGCCTTGAGCATCAGGATCACTTCGTTGCTGTACGCCGGCAGGCCGATACGCGCCGCACGCGGCAGCATGATGTAGAACATGGCCTTGGGTTTGGACATGCCCAGCGCCCGCGCTGCTTCGATCTCGCCGGGCGGAATCGCCTGGATTGCGCCGCGCAGGATCTCGGCGATGTACGCCGCGGTGTGCAGGGTCATGGTCGCGGTGGTGCACCAGAACGGATCGCGCAGGTACGGCCACAGCGCGCTGCTACGCACGGCATCGAACTGCGCCAGGCCGTAATAGACGAGGAACAGTTGCACCAGCAACGGCGTACCACGGAAAAAGAAGATGTAGGCGTAGGGCAAGGCGCGCACGTACCACAGCTTCGAAGAGCGGGCGATGCCCAGTGGAATCGCCAGTAGCAGACCGGCAATCACGGCAATCGCCACCAACTCCAGGGTCAGGGTCGCGCCCTGTGCCAGTTTCGGCAGCCACTTGATGATCACTTCCCAGTTCATGAAGCGCTCCTCGCGAAGCCGCGAGCGGCGCGTTTTTCCAGGAAGTGCATGCCGGTCATCGCCAGCACCGTGAGGCCCAGATACATGACCGCCGCCACCAGATAGAAGGTGAACGGCTGTTTCGAGACGGTCACGCCGATCTGCGCGTGACGCATGATTTCTTCCAGGCCGATCACCGAGACCAGCGCGGTATCCTTCATCAGGATCATGAACAGGTTGCCCAGGCCAGGCAGGGCGATGCGCCACATCTGCGGCATGATCAGTTTGGTGAAGATCCGCCATTTCGACAGGCCCAACGCCACACCAGCTTCACGGTGGCCCTTGGGAATGGCGAGGATCGCGCCGCGGAACACTTCCGTGGCATAGGCGCCGAAGCACAGACCCAGCGCAATGACGCCGGCGGCGAAGGCGCTGAGTTGCAGGTCGGGGTTGCCGAAGAACTCGCCTAGGCTGCGCATCAGGTTGACCGTACCGAAGTAGATCAACAGCACCCAGAGCAATTCCGGGACGCCACGCACCAGGGTCGAATAAGTGCCGCCAAGCCATTGCAGCGGCTTGTACGGGGAAGTCTTGGCCAAGGCGCCGAGCAGACCGAGCACCAGTCCCAGGCACAGGGCCGTCAGCGCCAGTTTGACGGTCATCAGCGCACCGGCAGCGAGGGCCGGGCCGAATCCGTAGAGGTCGATAATCATGGATTTCTTTTCAAATCGCGGCAGGCAAGGCCGGGAGCCGGCACCGTCAAATCCCGGCGCCGGTCCCGCAGGTCAGATCAATAGATGCTGAACGGGAAGTACTTGTCGTTGATCTTCTTGTAGGTACCGTCGGCGACGATTTCCTTTAGGGCGGCGTTCAACTTCTCACGCAGTGGGTCGCCTTTGCGCACAGCGATGCCGATCTTGTCGCTTTCCACAACCGGGTCGCCTTTGAACTCGTAGGCTTTGCCCGCGTCGGTTTTCAACCAATCGTAGTTGGCGTACTTGTCGGCGAGGATGGCGTCGACACGACCGGAAGTCAGGTCCAGGTAGGCGTTTTCCTGGGTGTCATAGAGTTTGACCTCGATATCGCTACCGTAGGTGTCCTCAAGCCAGGTACCGGCGAGCGTGGCGCGCTGCGTACCGATGATCTTGCCTTTGAGCGAATCCTTGTCGGTTTTGAAATCGACATTTTTCGGTGCGATGAACTGCAGCTTGTTCGAGTAGTACGGGTCGGTGAAGTCCACCGCGCCCTTGCGCTCTTCGGTGATCGACAGCGAGGACACCAGGAAGTCGAACTTCTTGGCATTCAGCGCAGGGATGATGCCGTCCCAGTCGGAAGTGACCACGGAGCATTCGACTTTCATCTTGGCGCACAGGGCGTCGCCGATGTCTTTGTCGAAGCCGACCACGTTGCCGCTGGCGTCTTTATTGTTGAACGGCGGGTAAGCCGCTTCGATGCCCATCTTCAGGGTCTCGGCCATGGCACCGGCGCTGAACGCGAGGGTGACGGCGGCGGCCAGGAAGACCTTTTTAAAATTCTGCATGCATGTTGCTCCGTTAGCGGTTGCTGGACATGAATTGTTTGCAGCGCGCCGAAAGCGGGTTTTCGAACACCTGCTGAGGCGATCCTTGCTCTTCCACCAGGCCTTGGTGAAGGAACACCACTTCGCTGGAGACCTGACGGGCGAAGCCCATTTCGTGGGTCACCAAAAGCATGGTGCGGCCTTCTTCGGCCAGTGCGCGGATGACACTAAGTACTTCCTGAACCATTTCCGGGTCAAGCGCGGAGGTGGGTTCGTCGAACAGAATCACCTTCGGCTGCATCGCCAACGTGCGGGCGATGGCCGCGCGTTGCTGCTGGCCGCCGGACAGCTGCGACGGATACGCGTGGCGCTTGTCAGCGATGCCGACCTTGGCCAGCAGTGCTTCAGCGACTTCGATCGCTTCGGCTTTGCTCTGGCCGAGTACGCGGCGGGGGGCTTCGATGATGTTGTCGAGCACGCTCATGTGCGGCCACAGGTTAAAGTTTTGAAACACAAAACCAATCTCGGAGCGCAGGCGATTGATCTGCTTGCCGTCGGCGGCAACCAGCTCGCCATTCTTGGCGGGCTTGAGCTTGAGTTCTTCACCGGCCACCAGAATCTGGCCCTGGTGCGGGTTTTCCAACAGGTTGATGCAACGCAGGAACGTGGACTTGCCGGAACCGGAGGAACCGAGGATCGAGATCACATCGCCGTCGCGGGCGGTCAGCGAGATGCCTTTGAGCACCTCAAGCTGTCCGTAGCGTTTGTGCAAGTTGCGGATTTCAAGCGCGGGCGTGGCCTCAGCCATGTGCGTTCCTCATATATGTTGCGCTCCTGCTGTTGGCTGGCCTTCCTGGCGAGGCGGCCAAGCTAGCATAGCGTTTCAATGGCAGCCAACAGCGCTACGAGCGGTAAGCGGATGGCGTGTGGCAGGTTGTCGCATCGGCACAGCAGACTGTCGCCCCATCAACAACCGAACGGGTGTTTGATCGTGCAAACCCGTAGGCGTCGCGTAAAAAAAGGCGCGATGGTGCCAGCTTTGGCGGGGTGTTGGAAGCGCTATCCGGCCGAACGTTCCCGAATCGCCCTTTTATTGTGCGTCCCGTACTTTTTCAGTGTGTTTCTGGTGCGCACATTCGTTTGAAAAGTGAGTCGCAGGGTAACGCTCTGGCGAATTGCCATTAATTCCAAGGACTTGCGATGTCTGTCCGGTCGCGCGCAAAACCGCAGCCCAGAAGAGTTTGAAACATTTTGGCGCATTTATTGCGTGCAGAATCTGGAACGCCCTGTTGGTTTCTTTTTACGAAAAGGAAATTCAGACGGGACGGACGCAATCGCTTTCCTCGCAAAGGTAGTTCCGATGAGCAGTACCCCAAGCTCCAATGGCCTCGAACAGGGGCTCAAACCGCGTCACGTGACCATGTTGTCGATCGCCGGTGTGATCGGCGCCGGTCTGTTCGTTGGCTCCGGCCACGCTATCGCTGCCGCCGGCCCTGCCGTGCTGTTGGCTTACGCCGCCGCCGGTACCCTGGTGGTGCTGGTGATGCGCATGCTCGGTGAGATGGCTGTCGCTTCGCCAGACACCGGCTCGTTCTCGACTTACGCCGACCGTGCCATCGGGCACTGGGCCGGTTTTACCATCGGCTGGCTGTACTGGTGGTTCTGGGTGCTGGTCATTCCACTGGAAGCCAACGCCGCCGCAACCATCCTCCATGCGTGGTTCCCGGGCGTAGATATCTGGGCGTTCGCTTTGGTCATCACTATGCTGCTCACCGTGACCAACCTGTTCAGCGTGAAAAACTACGGTGAATTCGAATTCTGGTTTGCCCTGATCAAAGTGCTGGCGATCATCGGCTTCATCATCCTCGGTCTGGCGGCCATCTTCGGCTTCCTGCCGAACAGCCAGGTCAGCGGCGTTTCGCACCTGTTCGACTCCGGTGGCTTCCTGCCCAACGGCATGGGTGCAGTCCTGGGCGCGATCCTGACCACCATGTTCTCGTTCATGGGTACCGAAATCGTGACTATCGCGGCCGCGGAATCGAAGAACCCGGGCAAGCAGATCTCCAAGGCCACCAACTCCGTTATCTGGCGGATCGGCCTGTTTTATCTCGTCTCGATCTTCATCGTCGTGGCCCTGGTGCCGTGGAACGATCCTACGCTGGCCAACCTGGGTTCCTACCAGACTGTGCTGGAGCGCATGGGCATCCCGAACGCCAAGATGATCGTCGACATCGTGGTGCTGGTTGCCGTAACCAGCTGCCTGAACTCGGCGCTGTACACCTCGTCGCGCATGCTGTTCTCTCTGGGCAAGCGCGGTGATGCACCGGCCATGTCGACCCGCACCAACAAAAGCGGCACGCCTTACTGGGCAGTGATGCTGTCCACCGGTGCGGCGTTCCTCTGCACATTCGCCAACTATGTGGCCCCGGCCGCCGTGTTCGAGTTCCTGCTGGCCAGCTCTGGTGCCATCGCGCTGCTGGTGTACCTGGTGATCGCGTTCTCGCAACTGCGCATGCGCAAACAGCGCATGGCCCGTGGCGAGAAAATCGTCTTCAGCATGTGGCTGTTCCCGGGCCTGACCTACGCGGTGATCATCTTCATCGTCGCGGCCCTGACCATCATGCTGTTCCAGGAAGCGCACCGCGTGGAAATCCTCGCGACCGGCCTGCTGAGCCTGCTGGTGGTCGCTGCCGGCCTGCTGGTAGCACGTCGTCGCAAGCTGGAAAAGCGTGGTGCGGTGGTCTTGAACTGATCCGCAACGCGTAATGCAAAACGGCCGCTGTCAGTGATGACGAGCGGCCGTTTTGTTTGTGGGCGGTAGATTAGTCAGGGTGCACCCAATCTTCTATGCGCAATCCGGGAACACGTTCAAATTCCCGCACATTGTTCGTCACCACAATAAGTCCTTGTGAGCGCGCATGACCTGCGATCATTTGGTCATAGGGGCCAATAGGCGTTCCTGCTTTCGCCAGTTCAGATCGAATCATTCCGGCTTGTGCTGCTGCATCACCGTCAAAAGGTAATACTTCCAGTCGTGCGACGAATCCTTCGACAACTGAAAGATTTTTTTCGGGAACTGCCGACTTTTCAGCGCCGTAGATAAGCTCCATGAGCGTGATAGCGCTGATGCACAACTGTCCGGAATGGCGATTGAACGCTTCGCGACAAATCTGTGGTTTGTTTTTGATTGTGAAAATGCAGATGTTGGTATCCAGCATGTATTTGATCATCAGAACGACTCACGCTCCTGATCATTCGGTTGCTCACGGTCAACCATGAAATCAGCGGAAACG
Coding sequences within it:
- a CDS encoding ABC transporter permease; amino-acid sequence: MIIDLYGFGPALAAGALMTVKLALTALCLGLVLGLLGALAKTSPYKPLQWLGGTYSTLVRGVPELLWVLLIYFGTVNLMRSLGEFFGNPDLQLSAFAAGVIALGLCFGAYATEVFRGAILAIPKGHREAGVALGLSKWRIFTKLIMPQMWRIALPGLGNLFMILMKDTALVSVIGLEEIMRHAQIGVTVSKQPFTFYLVAAVMYLGLTVLAMTGMHFLEKRAARGFARSAS
- the gabP gene encoding GABA permease produces the protein MSSTPSSNGLEQGLKPRHVTMLSIAGVIGAGLFVGSGHAIAAAGPAVLLAYAAAGTLVVLVMRMLGEMAVASPDTGSFSTYADRAIGHWAGFTIGWLYWWFWVLVIPLEANAAATILHAWFPGVDIWAFALVITMLLTVTNLFSVKNYGEFEFWFALIKVLAIIGFIILGLAAIFGFLPNSQVSGVSHLFDSGGFLPNGMGAVLGAILTTMFSFMGTEIVTIAAAESKNPGKQISKATNSVIWRIGLFYLVSIFIVVALVPWNDPTLANLGSYQTVLERMGIPNAKMIVDIVVLVAVTSCLNSALYTSSRMLFSLGKRGDAPAMSTRTNKSGTPYWAVMLSTGAAFLCTFANYVAPAAVFEFLLASSGAIALLVYLVIAFSQLRMRKQRMARGEKIVFSMWLFPGLTYAVIIFIVAALTIMLFQEAHRVEILATGLLSLLVVAAGLLVARRRKLEKRGAVVLN
- a CDS encoding ABC transporter permease, with amino-acid sequence MNWEVIIKWLPKLAQGATLTLELVAIAVIAGLLLAIPLGIARSSKLWYVRALPYAYIFFFRGTPLLVQLFLVYYGLAQFDAVRSSALWPYLRDPFWCTTATMTLHTAAYIAEILRGAIQAIPPGEIEAARALGMSKPKAMFYIMLPRAARIGLPAYSNEVILMLKASALASTVTLLELTGMARTIIARTYLPVEIFFAAGVFYLLMSYVLVRGFKLLERWLRVDACQGR
- a CDS encoding ABC transporter substrate-binding protein, with the protein product MQNFKKVFLAAAVTLAFSAGAMAETLKMGIEAAYPPFNNKDASGNVVGFDKDIGDALCAKMKVECSVVTSDWDGIIPALNAKKFDFLVSSLSITEERKGAVDFTDPYYSNKLQFIAPKNVDFKTDKDSLKGKIIGTQRATLAGTWLEDTYGSDIEVKLYDTQENAYLDLTSGRVDAILADKYANYDWLKTDAGKAYEFKGDPVVESDKIGIAVRKGDPLREKLNAALKEIVADGTYKKINDKYFPFSIY
- the vapC gene encoding type II toxin-antitoxin system tRNA(fMet)-specific endonuclease VapC, translating into MIKYMLDTNICIFTIKNKPQICREAFNRHSGQLCISAITLMELIYGAEKSAVPEKNLSVVEGFVARLEVLPFDGDAAAQAGMIRSELAKAGTPIGPYDQMIAGHARSQGLIVVTNNVREFERVPGLRIEDWVHPD
- a CDS encoding ABC transporter ATP-binding protein gives rise to the protein MAEATPALEIRNLHKRYGQLEVLKGISLTARDGDVISILGSSGSGKSTFLRCINLLENPHQGQILVAGEELKLKPAKNGELVAADGKQINRLRSEIGFVFQNFNLWPHMSVLDNIIEAPRRVLGQSKAEAIEVAEALLAKVGIADKRHAYPSQLSGGQQQRAAIARTLAMQPKVILFDEPTSALDPEMVQEVLSVIRALAEEGRTMLLVTHEMGFARQVSSEVVFLHQGLVEEQGSPQQVFENPLSARCKQFMSSNR